A window of Zingiber officinale cultivar Zhangliang chromosome 5A, Zo_v1.1, whole genome shotgun sequence contains these coding sequences:
- the LOC121979435 gene encoding uncharacterized protein LOC121979435, with amino-acid sequence MAIFFPSSSSLDAVFRALVDKKICLEEEPLLAKERELNAELNTTSTQASNAPLPELSTQPTLASSSYTTSRETSTSLPPLSKDAPLELPKQAPKTTPTRKCPRWRLTLTPLPKKRAISVLEDIPIGDIQSTSPEPTLSSLYPMLASPLIQPPKDPPIQSASLDPEFMMTFLEPIPLPNQGTQGPPILLFSPPSLHSSLSSSPTSSSTLPILLEGSLTTVWAEACQQLEKVTSAELADKFSFEETKWWVINMSVDCQLYDLSQENDTLRQQTLGVSSSHASRELAELCSQLQETHKLLETESKNLSKWKASAENFESQVKLDANLHSELSSKLDKYITENAQLSSQLQALKDAHALELTAKDSNLGSKDSELNLLHSSLTTAQANISSK; translated from the exons ATGGCAATCTTCTTTCCCTCCTCTTCTTCAT TGGATGCTGTATTTAGAGCTTTAGTTGACAAGAAAATCTGCCTAGAAGAGGAGCCATTATTGGCCAAGGAACGGGAGCTCAATGCAGAGCTTAACACTACATCAACTCAAGCTTCTAATGCTCCTTTGCCTGAACTCTCTACCCAACCTACGCTCGCTTCTAGTTCTTACACCACCTCTAGGGAGACATCCACAAGTTTACCTCCTCTGTCGAAGGACGCCCCTTTGGAGCTACCAAAACAGGCAccgaaaactactcctaccaGAAAATGCCCTAGGTGGAGGCTAACCTTAACACCCCTCCCCAAGAAAAGGGCTATCTCTGTTCTTGAGGATATACCTATAGGAGATATTCAATCCACTTCTCCTGAACCTACCCTATCTTCCTTATACCCTATGCTCGCTTCCCCACTTATTCAACCACCAAAAGATCCTCCCATTCAAAGTGCCAGTTTGGATCCTGAGTTCATGATGACCTTCCTAGAACCAATTCCTTTACCTAACCAAGGAACTCAGGGTCCTCctattcttctcttctctcctccttcACTTCACAGTTCTTTATCATCATCCCCCACATCTTCTTCCACCCTTCCAATATTATTGGAGGGTTCTTTGACCACCGTTTGGGCAGAGGCCTGCCAACAACTTGAAAAAGTCACCTCTGCTGAGTTGGCTGATAAGTTTTCTTTCGAGGAAACTAAG TGGTGGGTCATTAATATGAGTGTGGACTGCCAATTATATGATTTGTCTCAAGAAAATGACACATTGAGACAGCAAACCCTTGGAGTGTCCTCTTCTCACGCCTCTAGAGAATTAGCGGAGTTATGCAGCCAGTTACAAGAGACCCACAAACTTCTTGAGACAGAATCTAAAAATCTGAGTAAATGGAAAGCTTCTGCAGAGAATTTTGAGTCTCAAGTTAAATTAGACGCTAATCTTCACTCTGAATTGTCATCCAAGCTAGATAAATATATCACTGAGAATGCTCAATTGTCCTCTCAGTTGCAGGCACTAAAGGATGCTCATGCTTTAGAACTGACTGCTAAAGACTCTAATTTGGGATCTAAGGACTCTGAGCTAAACCTTCTACATTCATCCTTAACCACAGCTCAAGCGAATATTTCCTCCAAATAG